In Halorhabdus tiamatea SARL4B, a genomic segment contains:
- a CDS encoding DUF7289 family protein, translated as MKQYLPTTVVAGKPLDERALSDVVAFTLTFSIIIVSVSLVSMFAVGSLVDLAGTQHIQNNDRGTQAVASTLDEIHRSGDAYRQFDISPGDGHLFFNRTNITIESSQVDLRAISGTANTAEVSIGALETRFERSDRTVQIAYEGGGVFRTDYATPRYSPSITCSPDETTIVSLVNLTTDESIYETGVFSNEYAIQPSNVPDSVPFAPNNEYATFEAELVDQDRIHRRDPSVDLDIELDVSKTAHPEQWKQFFENADGWSWNTGDTKGVCENNDDVLIRVVTIELSYPME; from the coding sequence ATGAAGCAGTACCTCCCCACCACGGTCGTTGCGGGGAAACCACTCGATGAGCGGGCGCTCTCCGACGTCGTCGCGTTCACGCTCACCTTCTCGATCATCATCGTCAGCGTCTCGCTCGTCTCTATGTTCGCCGTCGGGTCACTCGTCGACCTCGCCGGCACCCAACACATCCAGAATAACGATCGTGGCACACAGGCTGTCGCCTCAACACTGGATGAGATTCATCGAAGTGGGGACGCGTACCGGCAGTTCGATATCTCTCCGGGCGACGGACACCTCTTCTTCAACCGGACAAACATCACGATCGAAAGTTCCCAGGTGGACCTACGCGCCATCAGCGGAACCGCCAATACTGCCGAGGTTTCGATTGGAGCCTTAGAAACCCGCTTTGAGCGATCCGACCGCACAGTACAGATCGCCTACGAAGGTGGCGGCGTCTTCCGGACTGACTACGCCACGCCGCGGTACAGTCCCTCGATCACATGTTCGCCCGATGAGACCACAATCGTGTCACTCGTCAACCTGACAACGGACGAGTCGATTTACGAGACGGGTGTCTTCAGCAATGAATACGCGATCCAGCCGTCAAACGTCCCTGATTCGGTTCCGTTCGCTCCGAACAACGAATACGCCACGTTCGAGGCTGAACTCGTCGATCAGGACCGGATCCACCGTCGTGATCCCAGTGTCGACCTCGATATCGAACTCGACGTCTCGAAGACGGCCCATCCCGAGCAGTGGAAGCAATTCTTCGAGAATGCCGACGGCTGGAGTTGGAATACCGGAGACACGAAAGGAGTCTGCGAAAATAACGACGATGTGTTGATACGGGTCGTCACGATCGAACTCAGTTATCCGATGGAGTAG
- a CDS encoding type II/IV secretion system ATPase subunit: MAIDDESGGGDTIRSRATSLFGDSDDEQTNEGGDEAAYDWVDFRREFHDGGAFDRSEYLGFDPHRTAAILQEHASDAKTLNTHWQDFVDPETTPVVRGTYLWEHFKQEYYYEPDGSVPRDDEGEQIDFEKRDHLGFEPDEIEGRLSHGQNLADELADFVDERTVDVNEDLDEDAFFSTVEGHTTVVNRYDLERAVPMEKKLHFEEVERYWVNKPYACVILFHSKKENERKYYVIEPALNDIERELKDFLGNKLKTAIKYAEEGVSVEDGEVDRAGVIEREAQDLLARYDIYEEPIQTDAGMGSTEWLKGLVGMDTETDAIEPVAESNGLDGISARPEPAILADDPDTLNEYQVEKLLYFLKRDYIGYSKIDPIKHDINVEDISCDGYNSRVFAYHTDYEQTITNVEHGESDLDDFVVKLAQRSGKGISKRQPQVDATLPDGSRAQLTLGREVSDHGTNYTIRQFKDVPFTPVDLINWNTFSLDEMAFLWLAIENNKSMIFAGGTASGKTTSLNAISLFIPSNAKIVSIEDTREVELPQRNWVASVTRPSFGEDQTGDIDEFDLLEAALRQRPDYIVMGEVRGEEGRDLFQVMSTGHTGYSTFHADTVGEVIKRFTTDPINVSKTLFTALDLVSIQTQTRVQGRKVRRNKTLTEINEYSPENDEINVRDVYQWQAESDEFLQMGSSSTLEEIKFDRGWDQDTLDEELFMRKVVLAYLIEQGLNTYTEVAATLQAFINDPKTIMTLIANDQLAHSLEDLREMESVQIEVDPEKEEMVPRPDPPDELLTEAEDVLENATPLFDRYKDQARSDIVSALADDGVDEGDDETVDFGRFVPKAGSDGVEEA; encoded by the coding sequence ATGGCAATTGATGATGAAAGTGGTGGGGGCGACACGATTCGGTCGCGGGCCACCTCGCTGTTCGGGGACAGCGACGACGAACAAACCAACGAGGGCGGTGACGAAGCCGCCTACGACTGGGTCGATTTTCGGCGTGAGTTCCACGACGGGGGAGCCTTCGACCGGAGCGAGTACCTCGGGTTCGATCCGCATCGAACAGCCGCGATCCTCCAGGAACACGCGAGTGACGCAAAGACGCTGAACACACACTGGCAGGACTTCGTCGATCCCGAGACCACGCCGGTCGTCAGGGGAACGTATCTTTGGGAACACTTCAAACAGGAATACTACTACGAACCGGACGGGTCAGTCCCGCGTGACGACGAGGGGGAGCAGATCGATTTCGAGAAGCGCGACCATCTCGGGTTCGAACCCGACGAAATCGAGGGTCGATTGAGTCACGGTCAGAACCTGGCGGACGAACTCGCGGATTTCGTCGACGAACGGACGGTCGACGTCAACGAGGACCTCGACGAGGACGCGTTCTTCTCGACGGTCGAGGGCCACACGACGGTGGTCAACCGCTACGACCTCGAGCGGGCCGTCCCGATGGAGAAAAAGCTCCATTTCGAGGAAGTCGAGCGCTACTGGGTCAACAAACCCTACGCCTGCGTCATCCTCTTTCACTCGAAAAAGGAGAACGAGCGAAAGTACTACGTCATCGAACCAGCGCTCAACGACATCGAGCGCGAGTTGAAGGACTTCCTTGGGAACAAGCTCAAGACGGCCATCAAGTACGCGGAAGAGGGGGTCAGCGTCGAGGACGGTGAGGTCGATCGGGCCGGCGTCATCGAACGTGAGGCCCAGGACCTCCTCGCGCGCTACGACATCTACGAGGAGCCGATCCAAACGGATGCTGGCATGGGTTCGACCGAGTGGCTCAAGGGGCTGGTGGGGATGGACACCGAGACCGACGCGATCGAACCGGTCGCGGAGTCGAATGGTCTCGACGGGATCTCGGCGCGACCGGAACCGGCGATCCTCGCGGACGATCCCGACACGCTCAACGAATACCAGGTCGAGAAGCTGCTTTACTTTCTCAAGCGTGATTACATCGGCTACAGCAAGATCGACCCGATCAAACACGACATCAACGTCGAGGACATCTCGTGTGACGGGTACAACTCCCGGGTGTTCGCCTATCACACCGACTACGAGCAGACCATCACCAACGTCGAGCACGGCGAGAGCGACCTCGACGACTTCGTGGTGAAACTCGCCCAGCGTTCCGGGAAGGGTATCTCAAAGCGCCAACCGCAGGTCGACGCGACCCTGCCCGACGGCTCGCGTGCCCAGCTCACTCTGGGGCGGGAGGTCTCCGATCACGGGACCAACTACACGATCCGGCAGTTCAAGGACGTCCCGTTCACGCCGGTGGACCTCATCAACTGGAACACATTCAGCTTAGACGAGATGGCGTTCCTCTGGCTCGCGATCGAGAACAACAAGTCGATGATCTTCGCGGGCGGGACGGCGTCGGGGAAGACGACCTCGCTGAACGCGATTTCGCTTTTCATCCCCAGCAACGCGAAGATCGTCTCTATCGAAGACACCCGCGAGGTCGAACTCCCACAGCGCAACTGGGTCGCCAGCGTGACCCGTCCGTCCTTCGGGGAGGACCAGACCGGCGACATCGACGAGTTCGACTTGCTCGAAGCGGCACTCCGTCAGCGTCCGGATTACATCGTCATGGGCGAGGTCCGTGGTGAAGAGGGGCGTGACCTCTTTCAGGTCATGTCGACCGGTCACACCGGGTACTCGACGTTCCACGCCGACACCGTCGGGGAGGTCATCAAACGGTTCACGACCGATCCAATCAACGTTTCGAAGACCCTCTTCACCGCGCTGGATCTCGTGTCGATCCAGACCCAGACCCGGGTACAGGGTCGGAAAGTCCGCCGGAACAAGACCCTGACCGAGATCAACGAGTACTCTCCGGAGAACGACGAGATCAACGTCAGGGACGTCTACCAGTGGCAGGCTGAATCCGACGAGTTCCTCCAGATGGGCTCTTCGAGCACCCTAGAGGAGATCAAGTTCGACCGCGGGTGGGATCAGGACACCCTCGACGAGGAGCTGTTCATGCGGAAAGTGGTCCTCGCGTACCTCATCGAGCAGGGACTGAACACCTACACCGAGGTGGCAGCGACGCTGCAGGCGTTCATCAACGATCCGAAGACGATCATGACGCTGATCGCCAACGACCAACTCGCACATAGCCTCGAGGATCTCCGGGAGATGGAGTCCGTCCAGATCGAGGTCGACCCGGAAAAGGAGGAGATGGTGCCCCGACCGGACCCGCCAGACGAGTTACTGACAGAGGCCGAGGACGTCCTCGAGAACGCGACGCCGCTGTTCGACCGGTACAAAGACCAGGCCCGGAGTGACATCGTGAGCGCGCTGGCCGACGACGGGGTCGATGAAGGGGACGATGAGACCGTCGACTTCGGTCGGTTCGTGCCGAAAGCCGGCTCCGACGGGGTCGAAGAGGCATGA
- a CDS encoding DUF7288 family protein: MKGTTRGQAYALEGVIGVLIIGIALILGMQIVDVTPASNAGGHLAEIETQAADVMHIAREDDRIHSTVACVDSDGEPAMLSPGDPPDTAFGALLDETLENRGTYTIELEFINASGVVRTKSLMSRSAPQRATGTVTEQVVMYDTDQVRSGETCVPTGTTLENASSDEFYIEDHDTDSEVYGMVKLRVIVW, translated from the coding sequence ATGAAGGGGACTACGAGGGGGCAAGCTTACGCCCTCGAAGGGGTTATCGGGGTACTCATTATCGGAATCGCCCTCATCTTGGGGATGCAGATCGTCGACGTGACACCAGCGAGCAACGCCGGTGGACATCTTGCGGAAATCGAAACCCAAGCGGCCGACGTCATGCATATCGCCCGAGAAGACGACCGCATTCACTCGACGGTAGCCTGCGTCGACAGCGATGGCGAACCGGCGATGCTGAGCCCCGGTGATCCACCCGACACGGCATTCGGAGCGTTGCTGGACGAGACACTCGAGAATCGTGGCACGTACACTATTGAGCTTGAGTTCATCAACGCCAGCGGAGTTGTCCGGACCAAATCGTTGATGAGTCGGTCGGCACCGCAGCGCGCGACAGGAACAGTGACGGAACAGGTTGTGATGTACGATACGGATCAGGTTCGAAGCGGTGAGACGTGTGTGCCAACAGGGACGACACTCGAAAACGCCAGTAGCGACGAGTTCTATATCGAGGATCACGACACGGACAGTGAGGTCTACGGCATGGTCAAACTCCGGGTGATCGTATGGTAA
- a CDS encoding DUF7261 family protein translates to MVTRGGPGGDRGQLVVIAALMIALTVLASVVLLNTVHTSPDVTVRSDASGLADTDRSATELRDELRTAFLAANASEMTTNDNRLAYADQTHLKSVVKSIETEYNDLASTDRAMVVNVTYNHSAAVEGALTYYSGSGSMSLSGSETLLEDADGKAPLVSLNATTDLTLEFNDTDTNTSRFLNVTSTSVEFNGSDIHTFNTSSFVQVDFHNGTGEIRTVDDFYGNANVDFGDFNNVTLHDSSTSVGSTIEISAEGATCGSGSVPCVDDAGMDLNPTFIVRTADPSVTYETQFTLFEVSGS, encoded by the coding sequence ATGGTAACCAGGGGCGGTCCCGGAGGCGACCGAGGACAACTTGTCGTGATTGCCGCACTCATGATCGCCCTGACAGTACTCGCCAGTGTGGTCCTGCTCAACACTGTCCATACCTCACCTGACGTCACCGTTCGTTCTGACGCATCGGGTCTTGCGGATACCGATCGAAGTGCGACAGAGCTCCGTGACGAACTCCGAACCGCGTTCCTTGCCGCGAATGCCAGCGAAATGACAACGAACGATAATCGACTCGCGTACGCCGATCAGACCCATCTTAAAAGCGTCGTCAAAAGCATCGAAACCGAGTACAACGATCTCGCCAGCACCGATCGGGCGATGGTCGTCAACGTCACGTATAACCACAGTGCTGCCGTGGAGGGTGCGCTCACGTATTACAGCGGGAGTGGAAGTATGTCATTGAGCGGCAGTGAAACGCTCCTGGAAGATGCAGATGGGAAGGCACCGCTGGTTTCGCTGAACGCAACCACCGACCTCACACTCGAATTCAACGACACAGACACGAACACGAGCCGGTTCCTGAACGTGACGAGTACCAGCGTCGAATTTAACGGCAGTGACATCCACACGTTCAACACCAGTAGCTTTGTCCAGGTGGATTTCCACAATGGCACCGGTGAAATCAGGACAGTAGACGATTTCTATGGCAATGCCAACGTCGACTTCGGCGACTTCAACAACGTAACGCTCCACGACAGCTCCACGTCCGTGGGTTCGACCATCGAAATATCTGCCGAGGGGGCCACATGTGGATCTGGATCCGTCCCGTGTGTTGACGATGCAGGCATGGACCTCAATCCGACGTTCATCGTCAGGACGGCAGATCCAAGCGTCACGTACGAAACGCAGTTCACGCTATTCGAGGTGAGCGGATCATGA
- a CDS encoding type II secretion system F family protein → MSLQTRQAGSPIGEAGGLGDTFYPFFRRLFDEDGDFVANVETKLAEARMADNVEMFLSRALAVGTIAGTSLWLVGMLLGYLLVATLFADQMPSFLGLGLPRSVLPIIQALKLPFLMVVSGLLFGTIGFAVGFGSLVSIPYFRASAREREINVMLSDAVSFMYALSVGGLNQLDILEAIAEADDTYGEVAKEFQSIVLETTYFDTDYRTAIRNQAIQTPSDELSQFLTDMLSIVDSGGDMTSFLEDQKNKYMRTSKQTQERMLETLELFGEMYMTLSLFPLLLIIILVVMSMMGNASTQLMYITVYGLIPMINVAFLVLVSTVTSDESSDGFLLPDDPKKRAQIEGETDLFSLGLIEQYTDGYNIFDRINDREGTHQVLEILKAPHIFLRDNPPYVLAVTIPITLVALMVAVVVGWAPTSLGGMQSDPLQGTFFWLYMPAYINFIPLSIFHEWNVRYRRSIIGKLSENLRKLSSANETGMTLLESLDIVAQTSSGRLADEFSVMHRKVNYGTNLKQALREFNNKYHVPRLSRIVKLISEAQEASNQIQDVLSTAAQASENQDDIERDRKSRTRMQVVIIIMTFMTLLGVIAMLKVQFFETMAGLSSQASGSSGAMGGQSFGSNMPGNDMLSMLFFHAVSLQAIFSAVIAGYIRNVRIISGLKYAVALMTVSLVVWIAVGG, encoded by the coding sequence ATGAGCTTACAGACGCGTCAGGCAGGGTCGCCGATCGGTGAGGCCGGGGGTCTCGGCGATACGTTTTACCCGTTTTTTCGCCGACTGTTCGACGAGGACGGCGACTTCGTCGCCAACGTCGAGACGAAACTGGCGGAAGCCCGCATGGCCGACAACGTCGAGATGTTCCTCTCGCGGGCGCTTGCCGTCGGTACGATCGCCGGCACGTCGCTGTGGCTGGTCGGCATGTTGCTCGGCTATCTGCTGGTGGCGACGCTGTTCGCCGATCAGATGCCGTCGTTTCTCGGGCTTGGCCTCCCCAGGAGCGTGCTCCCCATCATTCAGGCGCTAAAGCTCCCGTTCCTGATGGTCGTTTCGGGGCTGTTGTTCGGAACGATCGGGTTCGCTGTCGGGTTCGGGTCGCTGGTCTCGATCCCGTACTTCCGGGCGAGTGCTCGCGAACGCGAGATCAACGTGATGCTTTCGGACGCCGTCTCCTTTATGTACGCGCTGTCGGTCGGTGGGCTCAATCAACTCGACATCCTCGAAGCGATCGCGGAAGCCGACGACACGTACGGTGAGGTCGCAAAGGAGTTCCAGAGCATCGTTCTGGAGACGACGTACTTCGATACGGACTACCGGACGGCGATCAGAAATCAGGCGATTCAGACACCGAGCGACGAGTTGAGTCAGTTCCTGACGGACATGCTCTCGATCGTCGACTCCGGCGGGGACATGACGTCGTTCCTCGAGGACCAGAAGAACAAGTACATGCGCACGAGCAAGCAGACCCAGGAGCGCATGCTCGAGACCCTCGAGTTGTTCGGGGAGATGTACATGACGCTATCGCTGTTCCCGCTGCTGCTCATCATCATCCTCGTCGTGATGAGTATGATGGGCAACGCGAGTACCCAACTCATGTATATTACCGTCTATGGGTTGATCCCGATGATCAACGTCGCCTTCCTCGTGTTGGTTTCGACGGTCACTTCAGACGAGAGCAGCGACGGCTTCCTGCTCCCGGACGATCCCAAAAAGCGCGCCCAGATCGAGGGCGAGACGGACCTCTTCAGCCTCGGTCTGATCGAGCAGTATACGGATGGGTACAACATTTTCGATCGAATCAACGACCGCGAGGGGACTCATCAGGTACTAGAGATCCTGAAAGCGCCCCACATTTTCCTTCGGGACAACCCGCCGTACGTGCTCGCGGTGACAATCCCCATCACGCTGGTGGCGTTGATGGTTGCCGTGGTGGTGGGATGGGCACCGACGTCTCTTGGGGGGATGCAATCCGATCCGCTTCAGGGGACGTTCTTCTGGCTGTACATGCCGGCCTACATCAACTTCATTCCGTTGTCGATCTTCCACGAGTGGAACGTCCGCTACCGCCGCTCGATCATCGGCAAACTCTCGGAGAACCTCCGGAAACTCTCGAGTGCCAACGAGACGGGGATGACGCTGCTCGAATCGCTTGACATCGTCGCCCAGACGTCCTCGGGACGCCTCGCAGACGAGTTTTCGGTCATGCACCGGAAGGTCAACTACGGGACGAACCTCAAACAGGCCCTCCGGGAGTTCAACAACAAGTATCATGTCCCACGTCTCAGCCGAATCGTCAAGCTCATCAGTGAGGCGCAGGAGGCCTCCAACCAGATCCAGGACGTCCTCTCGACGGCCGCCCAGGCCAGCGAGAACCAGGACGACATCGAACGCGATCGGAAGTCACGGACGCGGATGCAAGTCGTCATCATCATCATGACGTTCATGACGCTTTTGGGCGTCATCGCCATGCTCAAAGTGCAGTTCTTCGAGACGATGGCCGGCCTCTCGAGTCAGGCCTCGGGTTCCAGCGGGGCGATGGGCGGCCAGAGCTTCGGGTCGAACATGCCAGGCAACGACATGCTGTCGATGCTGTTCTTCCATGCCGTCTCGTTGCAGGCCATCTTCTCGGCCGTCATCGCCGGATACATCAGGAACGTTCGGATCATCTCCGGACTGAAGTACGCGGTCGCGTTGATGACCGTGTCTCTCGTGGTGTGGATTGCCGTCGGGGGATAG
- a CDS encoding pyridoxal phosphate-dependent aminotransferase, with amino-acid sequence MTLEPSQRAEAVPPSGIRRFFELAEQQDDIISLGVGEPDFSAPWSARESAIASLEQGKTSYTANRGKLELREAIAETVDRRYDLTYDPDDEILVTTGVSEALDLALRAIVDPGDTVAIAKPAYVSYEPGVIFAGGEPLSVPTRREDEFTLTPAVLAEHGASEADVLVMNYPNNPTGATMTREELAGVAEFAREHDLAVLSDEVYSELSYEHDHTSIATLPGMRERTIVFNGFSKAYAMTGLRLGYALGPPDVIRAMNRIHQYTMLSAPTTAQYAAIEALRRCDDDVTEMRNQYNRRRRFVLSRFEEMGVDCFPASGAFYAFPESPWDDSEAFAEALLEAEGVAIVPGTAFGEAGANHLRVSYATGLGDLKEALARFESFVS; translated from the coding sequence ATGACCCTCGAGCCCTCCCAGCGTGCCGAGGCGGTGCCGCCCTCGGGGATCCGGCGGTTCTTCGAACTCGCCGAACAACAGGACGACATCATCTCCCTTGGCGTGGGCGAACCCGACTTCTCGGCCCCCTGGAGCGCGCGTGAATCCGCGATCGCCTCCCTAGAGCAGGGAAAGACCTCCTATACGGCCAATCGTGGCAAACTCGAACTCCGCGAGGCGATCGCCGAAACCGTCGATCGACGTTACGATCTCACCTACGATCCCGACGACGAGATCCTGGTCACGACCGGCGTCAGCGAGGCGCTGGATCTCGCGCTCAGAGCGATCGTCGATCCCGGCGACACCGTCGCGATCGCGAAGCCGGCGTACGTCTCCTACGAACCCGGCGTGATCTTCGCCGGCGGCGAACCGCTGTCAGTGCCGACCAGACGTGAAGACGAGTTCACGCTGACGCCTGCCGTCCTGGCCGAACACGGCGCGAGCGAGGCTGACGTCCTCGTCATGAACTACCCGAACAACCCCACGGGCGCGACGATGACCCGCGAGGAACTCGCCGGCGTGGCCGAGTTCGCCCGCGAGCACGACCTCGCGGTCCTGAGCGACGAGGTCTACTCGGAGCTGAGTTACGAGCACGACCACACCTCGATCGCGACGCTGCCGGGCATGCGCGAGCGGACGATCGTCTTCAACGGGTTCTCGAAAGCCTACGCGATGACTGGCCTTCGACTCGGGTACGCACTCGGACCGCCGGACGTGATCCGGGCGATGAACCGCATCCACCAGTACACGATGCTTTCGGCACCCACGACGGCCCAGTACGCGGCTATCGAGGCCCTTCGTCGGTGTGACGACGACGTCACCGAGATGCGAAATCAGTACAACCGGCGACGCCGGTTCGTCCTTTCGCGCTTCGAGGAGATGGGCGTCGACTGTTTTCCGGCCAGCGGCGCGTTCTACGCCTTCCCGGAGTCACCGTGGGACGACAGCGAGGCGTTTGCCGAAGCGTTACTGGAGGCAGAGGGCGTCGCGATCGTGCCGGGGACGGCCTTCGGCGAGGCAGGCGCGAATCACCTCCGGGTCTCCTACGCGACGGGGCTGGGTGACCTCAAGGAGGCCCTGGCACGCTTTGAGTCGTTCGTCTCTTGA
- a CDS encoding DUF7287 family protein — protein MSRIGVSSAERQYENEATIDGRIKVWSRRIDTHIRDTDSEGDSGYRDGKATSMGPSGSSEMLASSRIEGNGSRERTTIEEATESAGHGEDENVERTESVPSYYRWRVRKQICRPVVGNSVGLLQPAVSINGREYMSVRGQTTYDYLLGISLLLIAITAVFWLFPQVFDPFFDPVSSDQDKMADQLAAEVIETNATTTGERTLNVSTGTFTAKYLAELKDRSGVPDLRKVNLTLRRSGTIEASGGPSEPSGKPLASSVRTVRTTQAGNLDNCTTACDLVVRVW, from the coding sequence ATGAGCCGTATTGGGGTATCAAGTGCAGAACGGCAGTACGAGAACGAAGCAACGATCGATGGGAGGATTAAAGTATGGAGTCGCCGTATTGACACGCATATACGTGACACGGACTCCGAGGGGGATTCCGGATATCGAGATGGAAAGGCTACGTCGATGGGCCCATCCGGATCCAGCGAGATGCTGGCGTCGTCACGCATCGAGGGGAATGGATCACGTGAACGTACAACAATTGAAGAAGCAACCGAATCAGCGGGGCACGGAGAGGATGAAAACGTCGAACGGACCGAGAGTGTGCCCTCGTACTACCGGTGGCGAGTTCGCAAACAGATCTGTCGCCCCGTGGTGGGGAATTCCGTCGGGTTGTTACAGCCGGCAGTATCAATCAACGGTAGGGAATACATGAGTGTACGTGGTCAAACGACCTACGACTATCTGCTCGGGATATCGCTCCTCCTGATCGCGATAACGGCTGTCTTCTGGCTGTTTCCACAGGTGTTCGATCCGTTCTTCGATCCGGTATCGAGCGATCAGGACAAGATGGCCGACCAGCTTGCGGCCGAGGTCATCGAGACGAATGCTACGACCACTGGAGAGCGGACCCTCAACGTGAGTACTGGAACATTCACGGCCAAGTACCTGGCAGAGCTTAAAGACCGAAGTGGCGTCCCAGACTTGCGCAAAGTCAACCTCACGCTACGTAGATCCGGAACGATCGAAGCGAGCGGGGGGCCGTCCGAGCCGTCCGGAAAACCACTCGCTAGCAGTGTCCGGACCGTCCGAACAACCCAGGCAGGGAATCTCGACAACTGTACAACTGCCTGTGACCTAGTCGTCCGGGTGTGGTAA
- a CDS encoding DUF7266 family protein produces the protein MSVAITHGLTIAITGVLLIGLLNASGALLDSQEERISHDQVSEINGDILSHINTVDRLAANGEAASLNVTLSYPDRIMGSYNYQVDLRGNGDPAVLEVRVPRLDQSITRELETKAGIDPAQDSGPEITISLCDGSITLGGCS, from the coding sequence GTGTCGGTCGCAATCACACACGGGCTCACCATCGCGATTACGGGTGTGCTGTTGATAGGCTTGCTCAATGCGTCGGGCGCACTGCTCGACAGTCAGGAGGAGCGTATCAGTCACGATCAGGTCTCGGAGATCAACGGAGACATACTATCCCACATCAACACGGTCGATCGCCTCGCAGCGAACGGTGAGGCCGCCAGCCTCAACGTAACGCTGAGCTATCCAGACCGCATCATGGGATCGTATAATTACCAGGTTGATCTTCGCGGGAATGGTGATCCGGCGGTTCTCGAGGTGCGTGTCCCTCGTCTCGATCAGTCCATCACTCGCGAACTCGAAACCAAGGCCGGTATCGATCCGGCACAGGATTCGGGCCCGGAGATCACCATCTCGCTTTGTGATGGATCGATCACGCTTGGGGGGTGCTCCTGA